The Coccinella septempunctata chromosome 9, icCocSept1.1, whole genome shotgun sequence genomic interval TATTCTTAGTCCCTGAAGAAGTTCAGAGACTGAACAAAAGCTAGGATGACTtcaatgaagaatatttagaagaccCAGAAATTTGACTTCTTTTCCCGATATCTAATATCACATCATCCAGATTTTCTTCTATCTAATTCTCCATATACTCTTCACACTATGATGTAAACTTACTCCAGATACGAAGGACTGATAAGGAAAGTAACattttgtttctttcatttataCCGATTTTAACTGTCTGTTTTGAAATTTACCAAGTAAAATGTTACTCTGATCTTAATTTTTCCCTCATTTCAAAGATACTGAAATAGTGAtaggttttttgaaataaaagaacacattcgaaaaatctatttcagtgaaaaaCACACTCCGGAATATAAGACTAAAAAACAATGTTAAATTACTCAATCTCAGATTCAAAACCAACTGGTAAATCCtggatatattggaaatctgGTGAGCAGGTGGTTTTAGTATTTCCCGTTCATTGGGTTACTAGGAATATATCGAGTGCAGTTGTCTCACATCTTCAGtgggatatttgaatgttttcaattcacCTACGAAGATTTTCTTGCCTTGGAGAGCATAGGATAACAGAATAGGTAGCAGGCAGGCATCAGGTTGAAACGATGTATCATTCTAGTAGGTACTGAAAGGTTTAGGGATCTGGCAAATCTtggatatattggaaatctgGTAAGAAGGTTGTTCTAGCATTTCCTGTTCCTCCATGACTTCCATACAATAATACCATCTTGACTGAAAACTGTCTCTAACATGGTTATTTGAAGACACTCATTTACAATTCTTTGGCGTAGTTCGTCCTAATTTCAGGCCGAGTCACAAAAATCTTGGACTTAAGATGGCTTCACAAGAAGTCCAGAGGGTTCAGGTCAGGTGTTCCGGTAGGTCACTCCATAGGACCTCTTCTTCGTAGGTAGCATATTCGAGAGAATCAAGTCAAAAGAAGGCCCtcattactattattatttgaacaggGGTCGTTATGTGGCTCggttagcctttcgggaacttcgaccatgtagatcttttgtattctctaccctactcatttaCAAGAATCCAAGGAGATTGTCAGTGGTGTAGATAAAATCGacacatccttaggggcctttgcattacctcgtgagtatccagcaCTGGTTTCCCTTAGgacagccagctctggacacttgcataccatgtctTTCGCTGTTTCTGCTCAGTTCCGTGACAGCTTTATGATTATGATTATAATGATTTATTATTGTCTAACGAATACAAATATTCAATTATAAGACAATTTAAAAGTCAGTGAACAAATCAACATTAATATAATGCGTAAAGAGAGATACaaaaatttatacaaaaaataaaaaagcgataaaacagaattttcaacacaaaacacaTTAGAACAAAGCTTTAAACCATCACAACTGATTGATCCTAAGAACCTGAATGACCAACTCTTTGAAGGAGTACTTGGTCAAAGGAGTCAAAACATCACATTGGTCTTCAATCGACGAATAACACGATATCATATTATGGTTGAcaggtgaaaacttcaaaaggtCAGTACGAGTCTGAGCCCGTAGAACAAAGCTTTGACCACGACCAGGCAGACTAAGGGATACGAAAATTAAGCCTCTGCTAGATAGTGGGACAGTGTATGGAATGATGAAGAACATTGAACAAAAACATTACACTGTGGAGCAATCGACGATCCTCCAAAGAGAGAAACTGATGTCTCAGAAGCAATATACCCTCAGGGGTACCCCGAGGTAAATAAGATTTATCCCGTCTAAAGGAAAAAGATATTTCAAGAATCTCCTTTGAACCCTCTCAAGCGACTCAGCGTAAATCGATGGTGTCATACGGCACAAGCATAATCCAGGCCAGATCTCACTAAGTAATAATAGAGGGACTTCATGCGGTCCACGTCCGAAAAATGTCgtagatttcgaaaaataaatccCAAATTCTTCTTCGCTCCAGTAGTAAtgacccagcaaacactgaaatccagtcactgtacaaaaactgcacATCGTTGCTTCACTTGACTGCAGTGACGGTATTGCAGTAACTGtaccaaaaaggaccgtatatgtcccgcTGGACTGTGCACTTACTGTACAGTAAAAACTGCAGTTGatatacagccacagctgcactttaAAAATAGCGATGgcgatggtattgcaatcactgtacagcaagctgcacttcaaatgcagcagatacatgctaaaactgtacagcaaactgtactttaaatgcagtagtcactatgcaaaaactgtacagcaaacTGCACTTTAAATACAGTGGtaactgtgcaaaaactgtacagcaagctacaCTTAATGCAGCAGTTCAGTTAAGTgctcaaactgtacagtaagctgCACTTTATATGCAGTAgccactgtgcaaaaactgaacagcaagctgcactttaaattaaaaaataaaccGCAAGTTCAAAGGTGAGGTCATCGATAAATATAATGAACAGAATAGAAGCCGAAACTGTTCCCTGTGGAAACCCGGACGACTTCACAAATTCACGCGACCTATTGCCGCAACATTCCACATACATTACTGGATTGTCAAGATAAGATTGAATTAACTTCACCAAAGAAGGGGCAAATCCGAAACCCCGAAACGAGCAAGCTTATTAGAACAGAGCAAACCGTGATCGACCTTATCAAAGGCTTTGGAAAAATCAGTGTATCATCATCACCACATCAACCTGACCACCCTTCGATAAGGTTGATCACGGTTTGCTCTGTTCTAATAAGCATATGCattcaattatattttcaattacatCAACCAAGTTAGTAACAGTTGACCTACCCGACAGGAAGCCATGCTGATGGATACATAGCCGATTTCtactataattaataatataccTACTCGTTAAGTGTGATCTCAAATATGTTAGCGAAGTTGCAGACTATTGACACAGGCCTGTAGTTACCAAACTGATGTACGCGGTCACCCTTCTTGAAAATAGAAGTCACTCGAGAGGTTTTCCATTGCCGCGGAAAAACATTGTCCCAAATAATGATGTTAAAAATATATGTAAGAGGTGTCGACAGAGCTGCAGCAGAGTCATGGATGAGAAATGCGGGAATACCATCAGGTCCAGCGGTCATATTCGGCTTAATCTTCCTACACGCAACAAAAGCCTCATCTTCAGAAAAACTATTAACAAGCAACAAATCGGCAGAGTTCACCGAGTCGTCCGAAATGtcacaatggggtattttcctaattttcaaaatatatgccataaaaatccttataactcaaacatctcgaaatatatttttttcgaattttaacatactgcattttgtctgtattcgattacgaaaattctgatttcagaagtgctcttgtgaacattctacgtcatttttacaatccggtaacgcccatttgtgtcagtaatggtcattaaagttttctgatcaccatagacgtaataaatatcaagtttgatgatcacatttgacaagaaaaacacacaaaatgtcatcggttttaagaaggtaaagacacagattacagaaacaattttttgtaatctgtggatatcttcttgatcggttccagtgttgtcgaattaacaaaaattacttccataaaggcattctacatcacaagctttcacatagtcgaagtttcgaagggtgtatttctgaaatgtctgaattttgaagcgaatcttttacgtgttggataactagtagaaaaggctttccataaataatctcaaattcggttttggagttttaggaaacttgcctaTTGGTCGACGAATTCAAAGTTCCAGCAAAGAGATCAGCGAATGTGTCAACAATGTCTCTGGAATTGGAGAATACCCTTCCATCAAGATGCATGGAATTACGAATTGATCTTATCTGACGTTTCTGgttgataaaattccaaaacgACTTTGGTTCCTCTCTGAAAGCAGCTTCAtgatcaatatattcagaatagGCTGAACGTTTTTTGTTAGCCAAAAAAGGTTCCCAAAGTTTCAAAGGCCCTGGAATTATCACTGCtcgatggttttgccaagagcagttgattcaatatcctcatttgtccaacccagtttcctGGCAGCAGATTTCCGTTAAGGGATATTCTTCTATTGCTTCCAGCAAGCTGCATTTCTCACATGTAAGTGAAGGGTATGGCCTCAAGCGCTGCTGTAGGAGCTGTATGCATACAGCTCCCGTGCCACCAACACAGGCCCAGCCTTTTCAGTTTCTGCAACCGATTGCATGTGGTGACCTCTTCGGTTTTTGTCCACCACGCTAGAGACTCATAGGTGACAAATAGGGCGTACTACCGCTGGCACAGCACCATTTTCGGTTTCAAGCCCAGAACGTCCAGACTTTCAGAGTGTCCGTTCAGGACATAAGCTCTGAGGTCGAGATTCCTTTTTCTAGTGAACAGAATAATCAGTGTTGTCTTCGAGGGATTGACGATTAGTTAGAAAGGAATCGAACCCTCCACTGTTAAGTGGATGGGcgagttccgatattgctggtgtaACTGACCAGcattcgaataacaatagaactcgaaccgAACCACTGGGCAATAGCCATCGTCTCTCTGggaatactgacagtactgttcaggaatattggaaatactctGATATCAGCTATGTTGAAAGGGCGAAtcgccgatgaacttgcaaaaagagcatcaaagGTTAACGAACTCTCACGTGAAATATCGGAACGCATCCGAATGCGGAACGCATCCGAATGTTGTAGAGGAGTGAAGCGGTTGAACCACGGGGGAGACGTTTTCATTGGCCGCTTCAAATACGATTCACATCTACAGTTTCAGAGCTACGGAGGATCCATACAGCGTTGCCATATCAATAATAAaggcaccaaaaaaaaaagattttcgatgaaaaaattattctcgaacacagaaaataaatcaaatagGTATAGGTGATGATAAAAGTATTGATAAAGTGTTTCAGAGTCAACGaagattatggtgggattcTATTTTCCATGAGCTTTTCAAGAAGCCCACACATCGTATATGTTTccagtttccatttgaaaaacggaatgGTATTCGGCTAAGGAATTAAAGAAAAAACAGTCGATTTtattaaaaatcaattgacgggCTTATGCtttcattttgatttattgGTCGAAGATTATATTTCAGACTTATGCCATATCCTGTTCCCGTATATACTACGATTCAAGAATTTCATTTCAAGTGCTCCGGCAACCCTgctgaaatattccaatatTCGAAATGAGTGGCTACGAGGCTACGTATTAACCACCCAATAGCGGAACGGAATCAGCAGCGAATAGAAATCCTTCTTTTGAAATTATCAACCGTTTTTGAACATTGGGCTTGCGCTTGGTTTGCCGCTTCAGTCTTCAGTTCATTTGAAACGTTCTGGTTGCTATTTCGCTTGTTTTATAGATTTTCGAGATTTTCCTGTGTTTTGTTGAGAGTTGttatttgttattgtttttattgttgttattgttgttattgAGTGTTTGTTGAAGTTCCtgttgtttttttcaattgatttattgCTTGATAAAAAAGAAGGTGAGTAAATATAAAAGGGtaatttcatattatttgatGATAATACTTTTCCGAAAAGAAAATGTGTGTACATAACATAATTGGTAAGTAAAAATAGGTAAACCTGATGAGGTATGTAGAGCTATAATCTAGTCGAGTCCAAAAAACGTAAGTATTATAGGTCTAGTTTTGTAACATATCCATTTCCGACATGGCTCTCCATATAAGTATTTGGAAAATACAAGGCACAAGtctgttcatttaccaatgaacaCCTATGTTCTTATAAATTATTGATTTtaagaacaatttttttcagatggaACTAGTTGAAGTACCAAAAGGTACTTATTATATTTCACCCGAAAATTTCATCTTCATCAAAGATAAACAGGCATCAAGAGGCAGGACATATTTGAAATGTCAAGATCCATTGTGCTCTGCCAGAATCATAATGCAGGAGGGTCAGCAATGGATTTTGAGGTGAGTTTTCTGGGGTAATAcctaatgggcaagtttcctaaaactccaaaatcgaatatACCATTATTTACTTATTGTTTGGTAATTTATTGCCTAATGAATATAACCCCATATTACTAAGTATCTAATAACTACCTTCGAAGGTTTCAATTTATTGCAAATAAACTCAATACTTGATCTAGAATGTGGTTTTAGAGCGGAGAACCATTTGGCTGATTTGGTCCTGCTTCAAGATATTCGGCTAAAAAGTATCTTAGCATTCAGAAGCAGGACCGAAACATCAACTCTCCTTCATATATTTATGGAGGAAGAGATTCGCCACAATGAGGCATCATTGAGGCTCACAAATGGGTTCCTCAGTGTAAAACCGATGATGCAGCGGGAAAGGAGGAAAGTGCAACCTCCCATACCAGCTACATTGGAGGATGCTGCTGGCTATTTGGCAAATGCATCGTAcgttaaatatttttcaaacataTTTTATTGACCTCATCTGTCTTaaagaaaaaagaattaaatttTTCTTGTTCAATTGTTCCAGATATcggaaatattcattagaattgggGCCACAACAGAGACCATTCTTCGATGGCATCAGGGATGGATGTCTCTTTTTTGTGTCCCCTGGTATTTTAAGAGAGGCAATTGATGGGAATAGTCTCCACTTGCACATGGACGCGACATTTAAAATTGTGCCCAGAGCAGGTGGAGCCCATCAGTTGTTCATAATCCATTGGATGAGGGATTACACGGTGAGcataacttttttattattttctagtttggcatttttaattttttttttcctgcaAGGCATACCCTGTGGTGTTTTGTATGATGCCAAACCGCACCAGGGAAACATACACTGGGGTACTGCGATACACCAGGCAACTATTTGGCGCCTCCCATATCTCCTCTGTCCTTTGTGATTATGAGGTGGCCCTGAGACATGCAGTTCGAGAAGTGTTTGCTGGAATTTCCTTGAGGGGTTGCTGGTTCCACTtcgcaaaaaatgtatttctcaAAGGTGGGTACGATATGGTATTCAAAATCAAGTGTTTATGAAACCATATGgattattttttaattgataaatatttttcagcTCGCCAAATgcaggggagagttcctttgaattggacagcccatgaatcggacgctacagttttctaccaCACCCGTTAGTAATTTAGCATcttttacgtaaatcccattttctcAACATCGATCGACATCTCTTGGAAAATGGTTGAATCTGTGGCTCGAGCCTTGTTGCGGAGACATGCATTGAAAAATCCGTTGCCGTTAGAGTAAATATTTCGGTGAATTTGCGAAGTGAATAGCTGCGTTTCTAGTGACGATTAGTTGCCGATTTATTTATAAAAACATCAAGTGATTATCCCTTATCAGACAGGTATGTTAAATCCTTGATATTACGATTGgaagaaattatattttcaatttatttcaaaaaccaCGTATTCCATGAATCGGACATTCCGACGCCCAGGAAACGGACGTCCAGTTCATGAGCTGCAATGTGTCCGATTCAAAGGAGATGTGAAATGTCCAGTAATCCAGGGAAAACCGTAACAATATACGAAGTTGCTGAGTTCGTGAATCCAGCTTTTAGTGAGTCATTTACAATCAGCAATATCTGCAAGAGTTTTAAAAAAACTGGAATATACCCATTTAATACGAACATCTTCACTGACGAAGATTATCTCCCTTCAAATATAACTGAGAGACCTGATCCCACATCTATAATAAACCGGAAAATCCCAGCCATCTCACAATCGAAAGGCAACCTACCAGAGAACGACAATATTTTAGATCAGCCATCTACTTCTGCTGATCCAAATCGTCCTTCTACAAGCGGCATCGGCACTGTGAAGAGAACGAAGG includes:
- the LOC123320525 gene encoding uncharacterized protein LOC123320525, which gives rise to MEEEIRHNEASLRLTNGFLSVKPMMQRERRKVQPPIPATLEDAAGYLANASYRKYSLELGPQQRPFFDGIRDGCLFFVSPGILREAIDGNSLHLHMDATFKIVPRAGGAHQLFIIHWMRDYTAYPVVFCMMPNRTRETYTGVLRYTRQLFGASHISSVLCDYEVALRHAVREVFAGISLRGCWFHFAKNVFLKARQMQGRVPLNWTAHESDATVFYHTR